One window of the Archangium primigenium genome contains the following:
- a CDS encoding serine/threonine-protein kinase: MTTQSCPQCARTHQVSTLREGAEVPCACGAHFVVRASRMDLSAESGLEGTLVASPAVVLPGYTMERVLGRGGMGEVWLARQMSLGRKVAVKVLPPRLAKDPEFVRRFDKEATALATLSHPNIVQIIDRGVAGEHYYFVMEFVEGRSLREVMHELSPPEALRVALQVARALEGAHDKDIIHRDLKPENVLLNGRGHVKVADFGLAGIRRADVTGPQLTATSVAMGTLNYMAPEQRRDAKSVDGRADLFSLGVVLYEMLTREVPVGRFRLPSERVPGLDPRVDDVVERLLENEPAARFPSAHATCEALEALVTSVSSSSSPGEGALHGPAERRVERGRWSSGWRSLRTALAGVGAVALVLGLVRATSDGPVFIPLPWGGRVMIGSTIRIDPPFRPWPANTNGDLFVGAVVDELSDGRARVGVDFILGEENINAHAGTWSLQDGHLHVLQGGNDASGGQLIPRAYLAHRYFSSDDFSAEAVMSAKPLGRGYPREDPDAQHYAELSFRVTGMQVSIYAIPNAGMRLSWRYTTTDGRAVAGNSSQDVADLVQDETPMPAGPFRVKLTLKKMKNGVEAEAFINGSSEPFARKFLEGFQGRSAKVAMGCRNLECTFDDLVVRGLQARKGGDPSLAETRQE; the protein is encoded by the coding sequence ATGACGACCCAGTCCTGTCCTCAGTGCGCGCGCACGCACCAGGTGAGCACCTTGCGCGAGGGGGCCGAGGTCCCGTGCGCCTGTGGCGCGCACTTCGTCGTGCGGGCCTCCCGGATGGACCTCTCCGCGGAGTCGGGCCTGGAGGGCACCCTGGTGGCGAGCCCCGCCGTGGTGCTGCCGGGCTACACGATGGAGCGCGTGCTCGGCCGGGGCGGCATGGGCGAGGTGTGGCTCGCGCGGCAGATGTCGCTCGGGCGCAAGGTGGCGGTCAAAGTGCTGCCGCCCCGGCTCGCCAAGGATCCGGAGTTCGTGCGGCGCTTCGACAAGGAAGCCACCGCGCTGGCCACCCTCAGCCACCCCAACATCGTGCAGATCATCGATCGGGGCGTGGCCGGCGAGCACTACTACTTCGTGATGGAGTTCGTGGAGGGCCGCTCGCTGCGCGAGGTGATGCACGAGCTGTCCCCGCCCGAGGCGCTGCGCGTGGCGCTGCAGGTGGCGCGGGCGCTCGAGGGCGCGCACGACAAGGACATCATCCACCGCGACCTCAAACCGGAGAACGTGCTGCTCAACGGGCGCGGGCACGTGAAGGTGGCGGACTTCGGCCTGGCGGGCATCCGCCGCGCGGACGTGACGGGCCCCCAGCTCACCGCCACCTCCGTGGCCATGGGCACGCTCAACTACATGGCGCCCGAGCAGCGGCGGGACGCCAAGAGCGTGGATGGGCGCGCGGACCTGTTCTCGCTGGGCGTGGTGCTCTACGAGATGCTCACCCGCGAGGTGCCGGTGGGCCGCTTCCGCCTGCCCTCCGAGCGCGTGCCGGGGTTGGATCCCCGCGTGGACGACGTGGTGGAGCGGCTCTTGGAGAACGAGCCCGCGGCGCGCTTCCCGAGCGCCCACGCCACCTGCGAGGCGCTCGAGGCCCTGGTGACGAGCGTGTCGTCCTCCTCGTCCCCCGGTGAGGGCGCGCTCCACGGCCCCGCCGAGCGGCGGGTGGAGCGGGGCCGGTGGTCCTCGGGCTGGCGCTCCCTGCGCACGGCGCTGGCGGGGGTGGGCGCGGTGGCGCTGGTGCTGGGGCTCGTCCGCGCCACGTCGGACGGGCCCGTGTTCATTCCCTTGCCGTGGGGTGGCCGGGTGATGATCGGCTCCACCATCCGCATCGATCCTCCCTTCAGGCCGTGGCCCGCCAACACCAACGGGGATCTGTTCGTCGGCGCCGTGGTGGACGAGCTGTCCGACGGCCGGGCGCGCGTGGGGGTGGACTTCATCCTGGGCGAGGAGAACATCAACGCCCATGCCGGCACCTGGTCGCTGCAGGACGGCCACCTGCACGTGCTGCAGGGCGGCAACGACGCCAGCGGCGGGCAGCTCATCCCCCGGGCCTACCTGGCGCACCGCTACTTCTCCAGCGACGACTTCTCCGCCGAGGCCGTCATGAGCGCCAAACCCCTGGGCCGGGGCTACCCCCGCGAGGATCCCGACGCGCAGCACTACGCCGAGCTGTCCTTCCGCGTCACCGGCATGCAGGTCTCCATCTACGCCATCCCCAACGCGGGCATGCGCCTGAGCTGGCGCTACACCACCACGGACGGACGCGCGGTGGCGGGCAACAGCTCCCAGGACGTGGCGGACCTCGTGCAGGACGAGACGCCCATGCCGGCGGGGCCCTTTCGCGTGAAGCTCACGCTCAAGAAGATGAAGAACGGCGTGGAGGCGGAGGCCTTCATCAACGGCTCCTCGGAGCCCTTCGCCCGCAAGTTCCTCGAGGGCTTCCAGGGACGCTCGGCCAAGGTGGCCATGGGCTGCCGCAACCTGGAGTGCACCTTCGATGATCTGGTGGTGCGTGGCCTCCAGGCCCGGAAGGGTGGAGACCCGTCCCTGGCGGAAACCCGACAGGAGTAG
- a CDS encoding sigma 54-interacting transcriptional regulator, with translation MSEAHPAPSCASLRARFELPPLPLMAPSPDVSHVLLPLGGLVGREVDLDAFLQTLMDRIAVSMQADRGTLWLMDPARGDLFSRAAHLPEVSQIRVKRGQGVAGSVAESGLPVNMPDPRGESRFYADIDRMTGYRTTTNLAVPLRDTGGVLYGVLQVLNRRGGERFSDEDVARLMAIATQVSQALQRTSLYQELQRAKEQPQAPVGYFFNRIIGESESLKVIYRLIQKAAPTDATVLLRGESGCGKELFARAVHVNSPRRDKPFVKVDCAALPATLIENELFGHEKGAFTGADHRMPGKFESAEGGTVFIDEIGELPLPVQGKLLRVLQDREFERVGGTQTLKMDVRIVAATNRDLARMVAEGKFREDLYYRIKVVEVVLPPLRERGGDDIERLTRHFIASAARRHRLNPPRLSAAALERLKRYRWPGNVRELENCIESAVVLSEGEILEEHLPLPKVVDGGTMAAPAAVAAREPTAPETGEWLPLAEVEKRHILRVLDAVRGNRTAAAKTLRIGRNTLGRKLKEYGLGDEG, from the coding sequence ATGAGCGAGGCGCATCCGGCGCCGTCCTGCGCTAGTCTGCGCGCTCGCTTCGAGCTGCCCCCCCTGCCCCTCATGGCCCCCTCCCCCGACGTCAGTCACGTGCTCCTCCCGCTCGGCGGGCTCGTCGGCCGCGAGGTCGATCTCGACGCCTTCCTGCAGACGCTGATGGATCGCATCGCGGTGTCGATGCAGGCGGACCGGGGGACCCTGTGGTTGATGGACCCCGCGCGGGGGGACTTGTTCTCGCGCGCGGCGCACCTGCCCGAGGTGTCGCAGATCCGCGTGAAGCGGGGCCAGGGCGTGGCGGGCTCGGTGGCCGAGAGTGGCCTGCCGGTGAACATGCCGGACCCGCGGGGCGAGAGCCGCTTCTACGCGGACATCGACCGGATGACGGGCTACCGGACGACGACGAACCTGGCGGTGCCCCTGCGCGACACGGGCGGCGTGCTCTATGGCGTGCTGCAGGTGCTCAACCGCCGCGGGGGCGAGCGCTTCTCGGACGAGGACGTGGCGCGGCTGATGGCCATCGCCACGCAGGTGAGCCAGGCGCTGCAGCGCACGAGCCTCTACCAGGAGTTGCAGCGCGCCAAGGAGCAGCCCCAGGCGCCCGTGGGCTACTTCTTCAACCGCATCATCGGCGAGTCCGAGTCGCTCAAGGTCATCTACCGGCTCATCCAGAAGGCGGCGCCCACGGACGCCACGGTGCTGCTGCGGGGCGAGAGCGGGTGTGGCAAGGAGCTGTTCGCGCGCGCGGTGCACGTCAACAGCCCGCGGCGCGACAAGCCCTTCGTGAAGGTGGACTGCGCGGCCCTGCCGGCCACGCTCATCGAGAACGAGCTGTTCGGCCACGAGAAGGGCGCCTTCACGGGGGCGGACCACCGGATGCCGGGCAAGTTCGAGTCCGCCGAGGGCGGCACGGTGTTCATCGACGAGATCGGCGAGCTGCCCTTGCCGGTGCAGGGCAAGCTCTTGCGCGTGTTGCAGGACCGCGAGTTCGAGCGCGTGGGCGGCACCCAGACGTTGAAGATGGACGTGCGCATCGTGGCGGCGACGAACCGCGACCTGGCGCGCATGGTGGCCGAGGGGAAGTTCCGCGAGGACTTGTACTACCGCATCAAGGTGGTGGAGGTGGTGCTGCCGCCCTTGCGCGAGCGTGGGGGCGACGACATCGAGCGGTTGACGCGGCACTTCATCGCCTCGGCGGCCCGGCGCCACCGGCTCAACCCGCCCCGCTTGAGCGCGGCGGCCCTGGAGCGGCTCAAGCGCTACCGCTGGCCGGGCAACGTGCGCGAGCTGGAAAACTGCATCGAGAGCGCCGTGGTGCTCAGCGAGGGGGAGATCCTCGAGGAGCACCTGCCCCTGCCCAAGGTGGTGGACGGCGGGACAATGGCCGCGCCCGCCGCCGTGGCCGCGCGCGAGCCAACCGCGCCCGAGACGGGCGAGTGGCTGCCCCTGGCCGAGGTGGAGAAGCGGCACATCCTGCGGGTGCTCGACGCGGTGCGTGGCAACCGCACGGCCGCCGCCAAGACGCTGCGCATCGGCCGCAACACCCTGGGCCGCAAGCTCAAGGAGTATGGACTCGGGGACGAGGGATGA
- a CDS encoding MBL fold metallo-hydrolase encodes MDVRFHGVRGSIAVSGAHAARIGGNTSCVEVTSQGERLILDAGTGIRGLGEVMMRESAPRKTTLFFSHLHWDHVQGFPFFTPGFLPTTELTLYGPGPEGDRALQSVLAKQMEPPNFPVPLSTMRAHMDFLSALHGQTVEVGPFKVTPFDSPHPQGCLAYRVEADGHVFVYATDMEISLETLTARQARWMEGADALCLDAQYTPDEYNGARGMPKKGWGHSTMVDAARVARAVDARRLLLFHHDPAHNDEQVEGMAEEARQDFSASEPAREGKRILLGACA; translated from the coding sequence ATGGACGTGCGTTTCCACGGAGTGCGAGGGAGCATCGCGGTGTCGGGGGCGCATGCGGCGCGCATTGGCGGCAACACGTCGTGCGTGGAGGTGACGAGCCAGGGCGAGCGGCTCATCCTCGACGCCGGCACGGGCATCCGGGGGCTGGGCGAGGTGATGATGCGCGAGAGCGCGCCGCGCAAGACGACCCTGTTCTTCTCGCACCTGCACTGGGACCATGTGCAGGGCTTCCCCTTCTTCACCCCGGGCTTTTTGCCCACCACGGAGCTGACGCTCTATGGCCCCGGGCCGGAGGGGGACCGGGCGCTCCAGTCGGTGCTCGCCAAGCAGATGGAGCCGCCGAATTTTCCCGTGCCGCTGTCCACCATGCGCGCGCACATGGATTTCCTGTCGGCGCTGCATGGCCAGACGGTGGAGGTGGGCCCCTTCAAGGTGACGCCCTTCGACTCGCCGCACCCCCAGGGGTGTCTGGCGTACCGGGTGGAGGCGGACGGGCACGTGTTCGTCTACGCCACGGACATGGAGATTTCCCTGGAGACGCTCACCGCGCGCCAGGCCCGGTGGATGGAGGGCGCTGACGCGCTGTGTCTGGACGCGCAGTACACGCCGGACGAGTACAACGGGGCGCGGGGCATGCCCAAGAAGGGCTGGGGCCACTCCACCATGGTGGACGCGGCGCGGGTGGCGCGGGCGGTGGACGCGCGCCGGCTGCTGCTCTTCCACCATGACCCCGCCCACAACGACGAGCAGGTGGAGGGCATGGCCGAGGAGGCGCGCCAGGACTTCTCCGCCAGCGAGCCGGCGCGTGAGGGCAAACGCATCCTGCTCGGGGCGTGCGCGTGA
- a CDS encoding SPFH domain-containing protein, whose translation MKTSRDEAQQRVLAALKQPRMKLLWPLAVVVVGGLFVYNACTVYVRPYQLGVKQVVLGGEKGIRDKVYGPGLHWVTPGAERMHLFPSDLQVLDMVDNPAEVAEGADHRVVRAIKIQTSGGYTVSADVTVLYRLENPFKIMTQIGPGQLYEDSAVIPRAEQVLRRTLGQLDSDDFYRGELRDKAMADAQKLLKAELEPRGITVTHVLLRQYRYDTRYQQAIEQRKIQDQTVFKNQAEAAAAQAEAEKNRIIAEGQATVQVELSRGDAEVAKLRSAAELYRRTQAAQGDLVVKLARAKGIELENAALRGAGSENMVGLKMADVLGGTRIIVVPTDGEGGVNPLDLNAALKRFDVKGQ comes from the coding sequence ATGAAAACGTCACGTGACGAGGCCCAGCAGCGAGTGCTCGCGGCCCTCAAGCAGCCCCGGATGAAGCTCCTCTGGCCCCTGGCGGTGGTCGTGGTGGGCGGCCTGTTCGTCTACAACGCGTGCACCGTATACGTGCGGCCCTACCAACTGGGCGTCAAGCAGGTGGTGCTCGGCGGGGAGAAGGGCATCCGCGACAAGGTGTACGGCCCGGGCCTGCACTGGGTGACGCCCGGCGCCGAGCGCATGCACCTGTTCCCGAGCGACTTGCAGGTGCTGGACATGGTGGACAACCCCGCCGAGGTGGCCGAGGGCGCGGACCACCGCGTCGTGCGGGCCATCAAGATCCAGACGTCCGGCGGCTACACGGTGTCCGCGGACGTGACGGTGCTCTACCGGCTGGAGAACCCGTTCAAGATCATGACGCAGATCGGCCCCGGCCAGCTCTACGAGGACTCGGCGGTGATTCCGCGCGCCGAGCAGGTGCTGCGCCGCACCCTGGGCCAGCTCGACTCGGATGACTTCTACCGGGGGGAGCTGCGCGACAAGGCCATGGCGGACGCGCAGAAGCTGCTCAAGGCGGAGCTCGAGCCCCGGGGCATCACCGTGACGCACGTGCTCTTGCGCCAGTACCGCTACGACACGCGCTACCAGCAGGCCATCGAGCAGCGGAAGATCCAGGACCAGACGGTCTTCAAGAACCAGGCGGAGGCGGCGGCGGCGCAGGCCGAGGCGGAGAAGAACCGCATCATCGCCGAGGGCCAGGCCACGGTGCAGGTGGAGCTGTCGCGCGGAGACGCGGAGGTGGCCAAGCTGCGCTCGGCCGCGGAGCTCTACCGGCGCACCCAGGCGGCGCAGGGCGACCTGGTGGTGAAGCTCGCGCGGGCCAAGGGGATTGAACTGGAGAACGCGGCGCTGCGCGGGGCGGGCAGCGAGAACATGGTGGGCCTGAAGATGGCGGACGTGCTCGGAGGCACGCGCATCATCGTGGTGCCCACGGATGGCGAGGGCGGCGTGAACCCGTTGGACTTGAACGCGGCGCTCAAGCGCTTCGACGTGAAGGGGCAGTGA
- a CDS encoding SPFH domain-containing protein, whose protein sequence is MKRLGLTALAALPLFTGCASHSTDANEVGVLTRKFTLLGERGVQPETYAPGATYFFFPPFSTDWTTFETKLQNLRMRAKGAGETGRTDDIEFKTVDGNDIAVDVTVSWRIDPSKAPHLVRKVGSSTREVENRLVGPAARALVRDALNVLRSEDFYTADKRFAAAEKARKLLESALASEGIIVEQVIPHEHRFNPEYETVIRDKKLAEQTAEKLRSQAQAALEESKRNLETAKGTVSQKLAQAQGELEQTKLAAEAELVRAKNEAEAILKEAEAKSKGIAKENEALAGAGGRTMVKLRIAEALMGKQLLFMPTGKGGTTLQTVDMNQILSQYAVSKGGAQASSGGE, encoded by the coding sequence ATGAAGCGACTGGGACTCACGGCGCTCGCGGCGCTGCCGCTGTTCACCGGGTGCGCGAGCCACTCCACGGACGCGAACGAGGTGGGGGTGCTCACGCGCAAGTTCACGCTCCTGGGCGAGCGGGGCGTGCAGCCGGAGACGTACGCGCCGGGCGCCACGTACTTCTTCTTCCCGCCGTTCTCCACGGACTGGACCACGTTCGAGACGAAGCTGCAGAACCTGCGCATGCGGGCCAAGGGGGCGGGGGAGACGGGCCGCACGGACGACATCGAGTTCAAGACGGTGGACGGCAACGACATCGCGGTGGACGTGACGGTGTCGTGGCGGATCGATCCGTCCAAGGCGCCGCACTTGGTGCGCAAGGTGGGCAGCAGCACGCGCGAGGTGGAGAACCGGCTGGTGGGCCCAGCGGCGCGGGCGCTGGTGCGCGATGCGCTCAACGTGCTGCGCTCGGAGGACTTCTACACGGCGGACAAGCGCTTCGCGGCGGCGGAGAAGGCGCGCAAGCTCCTGGAGAGCGCGCTGGCCTCGGAAGGCATCATCGTGGAGCAGGTGATTCCGCACGAGCACCGCTTCAACCCCGAGTACGAAACGGTCATCCGCGACAAGAAGCTGGCGGAGCAGACGGCGGAGAAGCTGCGCTCGCAGGCGCAGGCGGCCCTGGAGGAGTCCAAGCGCAACCTGGAGACGGCCAAGGGCACGGTGTCGCAGAAGCTCGCCCAGGCGCAGGGCGAGCTGGAGCAGACGAAGCTGGCGGCGGAAGCGGAGCTGGTGCGGGCCAAGAACGAGGCGGAGGCGATCCTCAAGGAGGCCGAGGCCAAGTCCAAGGGCATCGCCAAGGAGAACGAGGCCCTGGCGGGCGCGGGTGGCCGCACGATGGTGAAGCTGCGCATCGCCGAGGCGCTGATGGGCAAGCAATTGCTCTTCATGCCCACGGGCAAGGGCGGCACCACGCTCCAGACCGTGGACATGAACCAGATCCTCTCCCAGTACGCCGTGAGCAAGGGCGGCGCCCAGGCGTCGAGCGGCGGGGAGTAG
- a CDS encoding TolC family protein, translated as MSLLRRVLVLPLCAGLALAVNDARAQESLSLERAVSLAAAQNETVLAAGARAEAAEARVARARAFFLPRLTVTGGYTRRPQETTRVVGGETVVVQRFNALRAGVSAQVQLFDARGIPLYQSAAREKEAAALNAVEARRQVAFQAATAFLSTLGQEQVAEAAQRRLDLARQSMEEAKARATAGLASTNDVTRAQLDVATAEATLADAIGQAATSRLELGYLLVAPVEGPLAQPETLLDEASRPVDAFKGLSQGALERRPDLLAARLRVEAQQAFAREPLARLFPAVSASAQYTLNNESGLAGRTGNGFLAVDLVWTLFDGGERYADRRDRLAQARALEWELAAGVRRVDVAVARAEVSLRTAQASLSRAQVAVDAARLNSEETSLLYRQGLAAALALSDAQVRQYEAEVTLAQARYSLGTALLELRAAVGLDPLGKEP; from the coding sequence ATGTCCCTGCTTCGCCGTGTCCTCGTCCTCCCCTTGTGCGCGGGGCTGGCGCTCGCCGTGAATGACGCACGCGCTCAGGAGTCGCTGTCCCTGGAGCGGGCGGTGTCCCTCGCCGCGGCCCAGAACGAGACGGTGCTGGCCGCCGGGGCCCGCGCAGAGGCCGCCGAGGCCCGCGTCGCCCGGGCCCGGGCCTTCTTCCTGCCCCGACTGACCGTCACCGGCGGCTACACGCGTCGTCCGCAGGAGACCACCCGCGTCGTGGGCGGCGAGACCGTCGTCGTCCAGCGCTTCAACGCCCTCCGGGCCGGCGTCTCGGCCCAGGTGCAGCTCTTCGACGCACGCGGCATTCCGCTCTACCAGTCCGCCGCCCGGGAGAAGGAGGCCGCCGCCCTCAATGCCGTGGAAGCCCGGCGGCAGGTGGCCTTCCAGGCCGCCACGGCCTTCCTGTCCACGCTCGGCCAGGAGCAGGTGGCCGAGGCCGCGCAGCGCCGTCTGGACCTCGCTCGTCAGTCCATGGAGGAAGCGAAGGCCCGGGCCACCGCCGGCCTGGCGAGCACCAATGACGTGACGCGTGCCCAGCTCGACGTGGCCACCGCCGAGGCCACCCTGGCGGACGCCATCGGGCAGGCGGCCACGAGCCGGTTGGAGCTCGGCTACCTGCTGGTGGCCCCCGTGGAGGGCCCGCTCGCGCAGCCCGAGACCCTGCTGGACGAGGCCTCGCGGCCCGTGGATGCCTTCAAGGGCCTGTCCCAGGGCGCCCTGGAGCGCCGCCCGGACCTGCTCGCCGCGCGCCTGCGGGTGGAGGCCCAGCAGGCCTTCGCGCGCGAGCCCCTGGCGCGGCTGTTCCCGGCGGTCTCGGCCTCGGCCCAGTACACCCTCAACAACGAGTCGGGCCTCGCGGGCCGCACGGGCAACGGCTTCCTGGCGGTGGACCTGGTGTGGACGCTCTTCGACGGCGGCGAGCGCTACGCGGACCGGCGGGACCGGCTCGCCCAGGCGCGGGCGCTGGAGTGGGAGCTGGCGGCGGGCGTGCGGCGGGTGGACGTGGCCGTGGCGCGCGCCGAGGTGTCCTTGCGCACGGCCCAGGCGTCCTTGAGCCGGGCCCAGGTGGCGGTGGACGCCGCCCGCTTGAACTCGGAGGAGACGAGCTTGCTGTACCGACAGGGACTCGCCGCCGCGCTGGCGTTGAGTGACGCGCAGGTCCGACAGTACGAGGCCGAGGTGACGCTGGCCCAGGCCCGCTATTCGTTGGGCACGGCGCTGCTGGAGTTGCGGGCCGCGGTGGGACTCGATCCGCTCGGGAAGGAGCCGTAA
- a CDS encoding efflux RND transporter periplasmic adaptor subunit: MVLGVALAVGSGCGKSSGGEAAPAGKGGGGGGGGRARGPVEFPVEVEPVEARDVEYVVSAVGSVEAFEQVQITARVPGVVERVGFMEGQSVKKGQVLAEIEPARYGIAVRSAKAALERAEAVRVQAESAAQRRVAVNEVKPGLLPAEQLDSAQAQARGAVADTSAAKAALEQAELNQRDAYVKAPLDGVLQSRTVQTGQYVQPGTVLATLLRRDPMLVHFTVPESDVGRMKPGMTARFTVRSDGHTYQGRIAYVADAADPASRMVKVTAEVGKPESETLRPGAFATVSVPVETARQAPVIPQTAVRPSERGFLAYVVKDGKARERVVELGLRTADGLVEVRSGLLAGEQLVVRGGEALKEGAAVKVVPASTTPLTGEPRAQPVKQTQPQGAVR; encoded by the coding sequence ATGGTGCTGGGGGTGGCGCTCGCCGTGGGGTCGGGGTGTGGCAAGTCGTCCGGTGGCGAGGCGGCGCCCGCGGGCAAGGGGGGCGGCGGAGGCGGTGGCGGCCGGGCGCGGGGACCCGTCGAGTTCCCGGTGGAGGTGGAGCCCGTGGAGGCGCGGGACGTGGAGTACGTCGTCTCGGCGGTGGGCTCGGTGGAGGCCTTCGAGCAGGTGCAGATCACCGCGCGCGTGCCGGGCGTGGTGGAGCGCGTGGGCTTCATGGAGGGTCAGAGCGTCAAGAAGGGGCAGGTGCTCGCGGAGATCGAGCCCGCGCGCTACGGCATCGCCGTGCGCTCGGCCAAGGCGGCGCTGGAGCGGGCCGAGGCCGTGCGAGTCCAAGCCGAGTCAGCGGCCCAGCGGCGCGTGGCGGTCAACGAGGTGAAGCCGGGCCTCTTGCCCGCCGAGCAGCTCGACAGCGCCCAGGCCCAGGCGCGCGGCGCGGTGGCGGACACGAGCGCGGCGAAGGCGGCGCTGGAGCAGGCGGAGCTCAACCAGCGCGACGCCTACGTGAAGGCGCCCCTGGACGGCGTGCTCCAGTCGCGCACGGTGCAGACGGGGCAGTACGTGCAGCCGGGCACCGTCCTGGCCACGCTCCTGCGCCGGGATCCCATGCTCGTGCACTTCACCGTGCCGGAGTCGGACGTGGGGCGGATGAAGCCCGGCATGACGGCGCGCTTCACGGTGCGCTCGGACGGGCACACGTACCAGGGCCGCATCGCCTACGTGGCGGACGCGGCGGACCCGGCCAGCCGCATGGTGAAGGTGACGGCCGAGGTGGGCAAGCCCGAGTCCGAGACGCTGCGCCCGGGGGCGTTCGCCACCGTGTCCGTGCCGGTGGAGACGGCGCGGCAGGCGCCCGTCATCCCGCAGACGGCGGTGCGCCCGAGCGAGCGCGGCTTCCTCGCCTACGTGGTGAAGGACGGCAAGGCGCGCGAGCGCGTGGTGGAGCTGGGCCTGCGCACGGCGGATGGGCTCGTGGAGGTGCGCTCGGGGCTCCTGGCCGGCGAGCAATTGGTGGTGCGGGGCGGCGAGGCGCTCAAGGAGGGCGCGGCGGTGAAGGTGGTGCCGGCGAGCACGACGCCCCTGACGGGTGAGCCGCGCGCCCAGCCCGTGAAGCAAACCCAGCCCCAGGGGGCGGTGCGATGA